GAGATGTGAAATTTAGAGGCATTAATGTATTTTACCTCTATCTCCTCTGATTGTATTTTGCTAGTAGCCTTTTTCTTTTCCAGGATCGTGTGCTGAACATCACGAGCCAGATAATGGACCAGCTCTTGGGAGACGAGCGCGTGGCTCGCGGCTTTCGGGTCAAGTTCCCCGAAGACGTGCTGCAGGACAATCTCGCTGGACAACTCTGGTTCGGAGCAGAGGTGAACATTTTTATCCTGTATAAGATTCCACCCCTGGGTAAATGGTCTTTTAAAACTCACCGTTAACCGTTACTCAATCATTGCCACGACAGAGTTACGATGAATTCGAGTTTTGAATGTGCGTCAGCTTCTAAGCCTAGGTAAAGCGTTTTATTGTTAGAAGTAAGGATGGTCAAACTAGTACTACCGGAAAATAtccaatattaattcaatatacaataatacttaattaagatTTCTGTCTGCTCCGGACGTGGTTTCAAGTCTTTACAGCCCGTCGATGCGTATTAGATCTCGTTTAAGAAGCTGTGGTATAAATATCattgttatttgtttcagtGCCTCGCCGCGGGCTCATCGATAATGAATCGCGAGGAGGAATCTGCAGCAATGCGCCCGCTGGCAAAGGCCTTGACTCGCAGCTTAGAAACTGTGCGTTCTTTGCTCAGGGAACAATGTCTTCGACCTCGAGGTATGGCGCTGTCGCAACACGATGACATGCTACATGAAAGTCTCAGGATATTTGACAGGTAAAACATTTCTCTTTCGTCTAATCTGTTACTAATCTGCCGCGCTTCACTTCCTTGAGACAGCTGTCCAGCATAAGTGCAGTATAGCTTCAAACTATTGGTCTTCCGTAATCCATTGACTGTCGAATGAATATCTTTTCGAGTTTACGCccttattataaagtaataataactattttgaAACGGCGAagaaaaatatcgtgaggaagCCGGTACAATTGAGAATTTTTCAAGGGTGTTATTTACATCTTATTCCTGATATGATGCAGGTTTACTCCAGCCACAAGTGTCAGCTTAGGAGCAGGGCTAGTGTAAATATGCAGTGCAATTGTTATTACCCGTTTAAAATTGCCTAATACCATTTTATATTGAACATTTGATATTTTCTATCGATTCCAGATTATTTGCCGAGTTCGAGTTATGTTATGTAAGCGCTATGGTAAATGTGAAGACGCCGCACGAGTTCGAAGCGCAGCAGCTGATATGCGTGTTGTTCTCCGAGAGTTTACGGCGGGCGCTCAAACAGAACTTACTCGTGCAAGAACAGGTTGGTTTTACAGatactatcatcatcatcatcatcatcagcccatattcgtccactgctagacaaGGGGCCTCCCCAATAGCACTCCATCGAGATCtgtcttcggctgctcgcatccagctcctgccaggcATCTTGcccagatcatcactccactgTGTCTGAGGACGTACTATACTTTGTAAAGATACCTTACGGTTATTCGAAGATAATAAGTACAATTGCGAAGAATAAATGAAGCATCAGCCAAGAACTTGAAGGAATATatctgaatataatatttaacaaatatttgtttaaaccCACAGACCAAACGTAAACAATTTAGTAGGGTCTTACATTGGAATTGAAATTTTCTCTTAAACTTTCCTTAATAAATAGTAACAAATGTAGCAAATggatggtatttatttaatgtttttttcaggTGGACTCTTACGACCCTGCGCTAATGTTCGCAGTGCCGCGGTTGGCTATAGTCAGCGGATTGCTCATCTACTCAAGCGGGCCGCTTAGTATTGACAAACCGCCAGGTGATTTTTTAACTTACCAACTCACCTAAATTTAGAAATTTAGGCACATATTTGATAagggaataaataaaattctagtcTATTTAACAAATCTTAGGCACACAATAAGGGTCACGACTGGGTgtaaaaagtcaaaatatatttagtccctcaattagataattgaaaaatatgagaAACTTCTTAAAAGCTAAGGCGAaggagcttgtgacgtaacgatatcgTAAAATTAATACACAATCGTGATGTCACACGTAATtttaattcactgtaatttaatcaatgtccgtttgcgggacaaattaaaaaatacgtacccATTATTGATAAAACTTACAAGacgctgaaaaaaaaattgccgtTATCCTCAAGGATAGAGATGAGAAAAGAAGAACTCAAAAGCATATTGCAGGTAAACCACAGCGtgtagaaaaataacaaaaactataaaaaactgACAATGGTTATCTATTAATTACGCCCGTACTTAACACACTAATTTCACGCTATAACtttgaattgattttgataCAACTTTGGTATGGAGGCAGTTGAGAATTTGATACTTTGCAGTGATGCCGAACACGTTGATCAATGGCACGTCAAAATAATTCCCCCGAAATGCAGCCTGAGAAATATCGTATTATTATAAGCATTAGATAGcaagactggcctgttggtctagtggttagaggctttgactgctatactggggcttgtgggttcgattcccagccAGGAAAAATGTGTGTGAGATGAGCACGATCGTTTGTTTTTTGTCTGGTTGTAATTTAGCtattttatgtatgtgtttagaaatatataagtatgtttatcagttgtctcaAACTCATATAACATAGCTTGcatatgcttagtttgagactagatgtcGTTGTGTGAACaatatagaatattattatattactagctgatgcccgtGACTCCGTCTGCGAGGTCTTTAGTTTGCAGCGCGCGGTAATTCATGTTTGTTCATGATCGGATATTGACGTGACCGTCGGTAAAACAGTGCTCAGGGTTGGAACTTCATTACTGAACTGCTTGATGGCGTTGAAACATTTCCTTAATTTTGCGTAAAAGAatctttttttatcaataaaaacgcCTATGTTACTTCTATAACCACCAAGAATATACAAGGTTTCATGATGATCGGTTGAGTAGTGTtcacgtgaaagcgtaacaaccaaacttactttcacatttatgtaTTAGTAGGGCTtcagtaataatatattatatgtttatctGTAACAGAGGAGATGTCGGACATGTTCCGTCCGTTCCGCACGTTGCTGCACAAGATCCGCTCGCTCCTGTGGACGCTGGACCGGCGCGAGCTGATGGCTCTCGAGCGACTGCTGTGCACCAACGAGGACATCTCAAACCTCGCCGGCCTCGACCTACCCGCAGGTATACATCTATAAAACGTGGCCCTTCACTGGTCACATTAATTGACATACGGTTAGGGTTAGTAGCaattttgaagatatttttcaaacaaactaaataattaaaatgtaaatcaaatTGTGATCAATCAGTGCGAAAGAAGATTGGAATTAATAACTTAGGGCTGCCTGGCGATAGCTGATGGCTATCGAAACAGGTACCCAATAGTGTCCCACCTTTTACCCTCCGTTTTACTACTAAATGttagttatgttttaaaatagacagcataaaaataatttcaacgtATTAAACTTCTAATCAACtgacaacatttttttcttgGGTAATAACTACGTAGAAGAACATGCAACTAATGCAAAATTAAAGAAAgcttgttttaattgttaacaATGATCTTTTTCTAGACCCAGAAACATCAAACGACTGGTCGTGCCCTTATCCAGATATTGGGGAGTTTGTATCGAGGTTCTATACCGATCATGCTAACTGCCGCGAACTTTACTCAACTCAAAGGTATATCTTATATTACATGACtattttctgtttattataCTCAAATTCAATGAAACACAATGTACAATCCAGTTTATGTGATGTATGAGGCAGAAAACTCAATTTCAACGTTTTGTCAGGCAATGCCAAAGCTTTACTGTCTTATCATTTCCTTATTTCGAGATAGTAATTggattcatattttttgcaaatatgaCATAAACAGTAACTTTTATTCGTAACTTTTAGAGTTCACTatatatatgaaattaattatcaaatataattagcAGTTCATGTGACCCGGTGATATCGGACGGCGACTACTTGCCCGACAACATAGAGGTGATGACGCCCATCCTGGACGGGCTGCGGCGCCTGAGCGAGGACGCCGCCGACGCGGACTGCGCCAGCGACACCGGCCACGCGCTCGACAGGACCAGGAAGACCAGCAAGACCGAGAGCACTGACCTCTCCTCCCTCCGCAACCTCTCCACCAACGGCCTCATGATGTTCGACCCGCTCGTCATCAACGCCGTGTCCGCCACCACCAGCGACACCAACCGCCAGCTCCCCAACCACGACCTCGTCACCTCCCTTAACGAACAAGTCACAGAGATCGCCGACAGACTGTCTTCCATAGCGGCCAGCGACGTCGACATCATAGATCACAATCAAATGCACTATTTCTCCACAAACGATGTACCGACACTCATATCGACAGAAGACTCCGAAGCGTTCGGCTTCTCCGGCCCTAGAAACGAACAGTTAAGCTGTATGCCTTCCACGAGTCACGGGTACTTAATACCCAACGCGATAAGTCATGAACCCGCGGTATTGTCTTCGCTGTCACACAACAATTCTGCGGTGTTTAATCAAGAGGATGAGTTGGGCAACGATGTGAACAGTGCAATATTAAACTCTGATCTCCCGCTAATTATCCCAGATAATATTGACGCGGATAtagttaatacaaatatatctaTTGCTAACGCTAATTTAAGTTCCCTGCTACTAACCAATGAGgagtataataatttagttgaTAACGAAGCCGCAGACGGTGATAACACGAGTTTCCATTCGGCTAAGATGACGCTAGACAGAGAGGACGAAAGGGTTAAGTTTATGTTAGGTTACGAGAGCGACCACGAGTCCCCGGTCGACTCGGGCGTCAGTACTGAAAATACTAGTTTAGATAGATCGCCCGACACCGACCAGAGTAAAGACATCAAAGATAATCATTTCATGCAACAGAACAGGGTACTAAAGAGTCCGGATACGGAGGCAGACGACGACAAGCACACCAAAAATACGTTAGAAAGTTCCTTTTCCGATGTAAATAATGACGTcactgtaaatattaattacgtaGAAGAAGATAGCAGTAAGAACGAAGCGGGCTCCTCCTCGGCGATTATCGACAAAGTTATAAATAGGTTAAGTTCTGACGAGGAGGGGCAGAGCGAGGCGGCGCCTGAGAGCGGGGcagggcggcgcgcgcggcagGCCTGGCCCCCGGgggccccgcgccccgcctgGCCCCCGGGGGCCGCGCGCCCCGCCCGGGCCCCGGCGCGCGCGGCCCCCGCCTGGCCCCCGGGGCCGGCcccgcccgcgcgccgccgcaaGCCCCGTCTGTGGTCGCCCGCCGTGCTCATACTCGACAGCCGCCCCGCACAACACCAGCCCACTCCACTCACACTCAACCTGGACCACTTTGTGGATGAAAGGTACGATTGGATTACGCCTTAGGGAATCATAATTCAGAAAtgtttataagatatttttacgtTGCGTTGGGTtgggtaccgtgttgcccaggtaactgagctGTGGAGGTCAGAcgggcagtcgctccttgctCTCGCACTctggcacttagctgaatccggttaaactggaagccgacctaacctaacctaacatagttgggaaaaggctaggccgatgataatgATCGGTTAATTGAATGCAAAGCAGGGCAAACGACACAGTTTATCGTTTTGGTTTAATTCAAAATTGGCCAAACGACATAACTATGGCAAAAACTCAAATGCTTTAAACGACACTGGTTTAATAAAGCAGAAAAACATACACATCGAGTCCTCAAATTTAGTGTCTATACGACACTAAATGAGCTTAGAAATGAAATGTGGCCAGCTTTTAAaagtagaaaacaaaaaatgaaaccTGTCTCAAAAGATGGAGAAAAGTTTGCTGATGCCAAGTATATAAGTCAATATTGTCTCATTTAGATCAACTAACCTATCAGAAGTCGATATGAATTATGTAATCAAATCATGATCTTTCAGTGGTTCGTCGTGCGGGGCGTCAGAATGTGCGGACGACGAACAGATAGCGCTCGCTCTACAGGCGCAAGAACTCGCGGCGAGACAACATGCCCGAGGAAAATTCAAGTAAGCATAAATGGCAGTGAACGAAAATAACGTATTATCAATCATTTATATTATCAGTTCTATGGAGCGAGTTTTGTGCACAAcattaaagttcaaataaatttaagaaattcatttgtacttttatttatattgtgagACGCCACTGAAAAACGGCTAAGGAAAACTTTGCCATGAAACCTGGTGGCTGTTAATATAGCCTCGCTCGCAGTGAGCCTATCTGATACCTGATCAATTATTCTTTATGTTAGACAGTGCTTTTGCTCAGCGATAGAAGACTGTAGATACAAACAATTCAATGAGTCACTAACAAACAACATAGACTTGCCCATGAAAGTATTTGTTACATGTTAAACAAATTATAGGACAGTTACAaacttgtattattataattatcttgtaACAGATCGAGTGAAGACCTCATCCATCGTCTGTTCGTATGCATCGCGGGTGTCGCCGACCAGTTGCAGACGAACTTCGCGGCCGATCTCCGCAACATTCTCAAGTCTGTGTTCTTAATGAACCAGTCGCCGGAACCGGCCGAGACGGACGAGCCGGACGAGGTCGAAACCAAGCCGCAAGCCATCGAGTACGAAGCCACTGAGGACCAAGTCATACAGAACGGTACGTTGTCGAGACACCAATACCTACACAATATTCCTTTTTCCCTAAATACTATAAAAGATATCAACAtccgcctagccttttcccaactaagttggggtcggcttccagtgtaaccggattcagctaagtaccagtgctttacaaggagcgactgcccatctgacctcctcaacccaattacctgggaaacacgataccccttggttagactggttcaagtcaagcttctgactaccgactattgtaacgactgtcaaagatgtatgaatcttcttctaatatataaaattcccgtgtcacgatgttagttaccgtaatcctccgaaacggttcaaccgatttttatgaaatttcgtacacatattgggtaggtctgagaatagaacaacatctatttttcatacccctaagtgataagggttgcccacactaaaaatatattttattttttggacgaaattttttgtttttatttttttataatatggcattaaaaatacatacaactagaaataatgtattaggcaaaacaacgtttgctgggtcagctagttacaCTATAAAAGATAACAGCTATAATATATGCGTGTACAGCGTGACATTAATGATGTCACCACTGTAGCGCCAAAAGCGCCATGACTTCTGAGAACAAAGATTGTACAGAAAACTGCTtttgatagccgagtggttgaggtcatcacaccaaacccaccgcgcgcgacgtgtcgcgggttcgatccccgcgtaggacgagcacttgtgtgatccgcaaatgcttgttctgagtctctTTATAAAACCTCctgcgacacaaagattaaattcctaactgtGGGAGTCGTTCAAAAAAAGATCTAAGTACTACATATGTGTGTTTCGCTGTTACCGGGCAACGTCTATAATACTATAGTGTTGTCCCAACAGGCAGCTCCTTCGACAGCGTGTACTCTGCAGAGGAAGTGTACGCGGACTCGACGCTACACGCCTCCGCTTCGGCCGGCGATCTCACATACACGTGAGTCCATATCTGGCATTTTTATGTCTTGacatttcaaaacattaaaacgatTTTGTCACTTTTTATCAGTAAGTGGTAAGTAATAacgatgatgactgggtataaaaggtAAAACTCTATTTAGTACCTCtctaatggccgatgaatgaatagaaattggGTTAAATTTTACGGAGTGTATAGTCAATgtgatttatttctaattatttagcggtttaaaaaaaaaccaatttctttttatgttgTACCTGCTTTATTTATGGAAAGTTTTCACAcgtttgttattcttttgttatttttagtttttattttcatagtgttttgttttatttaaaaaaagcttattaaaatgaagttaaaattaacaaataattgaataataatagtgtTGAAGTATTGGGTAGACTTGTATAAACGACTTTTTTTCTTATCTGGCGCAGACTATATTCGGGCTCGCTCGGCGTGTCATAAAACCGTTCTGAAAAACTTATAACTCACATTTATCAGTgacaaggattaaaaaatatcgttGTAAATGAATCTAAATTACGAAAGT
This is a stretch of genomic DNA from Trichoplusia ni isolate ovarian cell line Hi5 chromosome 6, tn1, whole genome shotgun sequence. It encodes these proteins:
- the LOC113495101 gene encoding lateral signaling target protein 2 homolog is translated as MLFVLLQRDDRSLLAQFFFADDALNMVAAELDSFDGRKDPERCSTLVNQLRHAQDRVLNITSQIMDQLLGDERVARGFRVKFPEDVLQDNLAGQLWFGAECLAAGSSIMNREEESAAMRPLAKALTRSLETVRSLLREQCLRPRGMALSQHDDMLHESLRIFDRLFAEFELCYVSAMVNVKTPHEFEAQQLICVLFSESLRRALKQNLLVQEQVDSYDPALMFAVPRLAIVSGLLIYSSGPLSIDKPPEEMSDMFRPFRTLLHKIRSLLWTLDRRELMALERLLCTNEDISNLAGLDLPADPETSNDWSCPYPDIGEFVSRFYTDHANCRELYSTQSSSCDPVISDGDYLPDNIEVMTPILDGLRRLSEDAADADCASDTGHALDRTRKTSKTESTDLSSLRNLSTNGLMMFDPLVINAVSATTSDTNRQLPNHDLVTSLNEQVTEIADRLSSIAASDVDIIDHNQMHYFSTNDVPTLISTEDSEAFGFSGPRNEQLSCMPSTSHGYLIPNAISHEPAVLSSLSHNNSAVFNQEDELGNDVNSAILNSDLPLIIPDNIDADIVNTNISIANANLSSLLLTNEEYNNLVDNEAADGDNTSFHSAKMTLDREDERVKFMLGYESDHESPVDSGVSTENTSLDRSPDTDQSKDIKDNHFMQQNRVLKSPDTEADDDKHTKNTLESSFSDVNNDVTVNINYVEEDSSKNEAGSSSAIIDKVINRLSSDEEGQSEAAPESGAGRRARQAWPPGAPRPAWPPGAARPARAPARAAPAWPPGPAPPARRRKPRLWSPAVLILDSRPAQHQPTPLTLNLDHFVDESGSSCGASECADDEQIALALQAQELAARQHARGKFKSSEDLIHRLFVCIAGVADQLQTNFAADLRNILKSVFLMNQSPEPAETDEPDEVETKPQAIEYEATEDQVIQNGSSFDSVYSAEEVYADSTLHASASAGDLTYTSSSAGGAEGAGGAGGAGGAEGAARPERAPEWVPDIAAPACMRCAAHFTAFRRRHHCRNCGKVFCASCSSNSIPLPRYGQLKPVRVCDECFGSIASHCRRPPSSQR